From a region of the Salarias fasciatus chromosome 6, fSalaFa1.1, whole genome shotgun sequence genome:
- the odam gene encoding RNA polymerase II degradation factor 1 codes for MQLQTTLLVICLLSTSFALPVQIGIIASNSNEILRLNGLTLAALAQAQASSLLPQYVLQQQQPEVLLTPQVLNLNPQVAGPFGPQGPQLLLPNQGNQLTPMIVPNGQQEQLGPAQDPNAPTIPQQGQNPMQMFPQFQYPSYGFPQLHRQQGFPYFMPPYGYPQQRNTAVLQPNNGQQNLEKTTQRPQLPLQQASKPKPQTERTWPLETQKESTTIPPDPRGDASGPGIDEGQSNFPFLFEP; via the exons ATGCAGCTGCAAACCACACTCCTGGTCATCTGTCTGCTGAGCACCAGCTTCGCTCTGCCA GTGCAGATTGGAATTATTGCAAGCAATAGCAATGAG atCCTGAGACTCAATGGATTAACTCTTGCAGCTCTTGCACAAGCACAG GCCTCATCGTTACTACCACAGTacgtgctgcagcagcaacagcctGAGGTGCTGCTCACCCCACAGGTGCTGAACCTGAACCCCCAGGTGGCAGGTCCTTTTGGTCCCCAGGGGCCCCAGCTGCTTCTCCCGAACCAAGGCAACCAGCTGACACCTATGATTGTCCCCAATGGCCAACAAGAGCAGCTTGGGCCTGCACAGGACCCCAACGCGCCGACCATCCCCCAGCAGGGCCAAAACCCCATGCAG ATGTTTCCCCAGTTTCAGTATCCGTCTTATGGATTTCCCCAGCTTCACAGGCAGCAG GGTTTCCCTTACTTCATGCCCCCGTATGGCTACCCCCAGCAGAGGAACACGGCTGTGCTGCAGCCGAACAATGGCCAGCAGAACCTGGAAAAAACCACTCAGAGGCcacagcttcctctgcag CAGGCCTCCAAGCCAAAGCCCCAGACAGAGCGG ACATGGCCACTCGAGACTCAAAAAGAATCCACAACAATTCCGCCTGATCCTCGTGGTGATGCATCTGGCCCTGGGATTGATGAG GGTCAGTCCAACTTCCCCTTCCTGTTTGAGCCTTAG